A genome region from Camelina sativa cultivar DH55 chromosome 10, Cs, whole genome shotgun sequence includes the following:
- the LOC104716574 gene encoding high mobility group B protein 5 isoform X2, with the protein MKDNQTQVDARGTDDRLKVRGGKKLKDPNKPKKPPSAFFVFLDEFRREFNLANPDNKSVANVGKAAGKKWKSMTEEDKAPFVAKSISKKNEYAITLQQYNMDLANGTKTSGDESDKSKPAVVNEVKEEGWRCY; encoded by the exons ATGAAAGATAACCAAACCCAAGTCGATGCGAGGGGCACTGATGATAG ATTGAAAGTTAGAGGAGGAAAGAAACTAAAGGATCCGAACAAGCCTAAGAAACCTCCAAGTGCTTTCTTCGTCTTCCt GGACGAATTCAGACGGGAGTTTAATTTAGCTAATCCTGATAACAAATCCGTTGCCAAt gttGGTAAAGCTGCTGGAAAGAAATGGAAATCTATGACTGAAGaa GATAAAGCACCTTTTGTAGCCAAATCAATCAGCAAAAAGAATGAGTATGCCATCACTTTGCAACAGTATAACATGGATCTG GCTAATGGAACCAAGACATCTGGAGATGAATCTGACAAGTCCAAGCCTGCTGTAGTCAACGAGGTGAAAGAAG aAGGCTGGAGGTGCTACTGA
- the LOC104716574 gene encoding high mobility group B protein 5 isoform X1, which yields MKDNQTQVDARGTDDRLKVRGGKKLKDPNKPKKPPSAFFVFLDEFRREFNLANPDNKSVANVGKAAGKKWKSMTEEDKAPFVAKSISKKNEYAITLQQYNMDLANGTKTSGDESDKSKPAVVNEVKEGGGSEEKAGGATD from the exons ATGAAAGATAACCAAACCCAAGTCGATGCGAGGGGCACTGATGATAG ATTGAAAGTTAGAGGAGGAAAGAAACTAAAGGATCCGAACAAGCCTAAGAAACCTCCAAGTGCTTTCTTCGTCTTCCt GGACGAATTCAGACGGGAGTTTAATTTAGCTAATCCTGATAACAAATCCGTTGCCAAt gttGGTAAAGCTGCTGGAAAGAAATGGAAATCTATGACTGAAGaa GATAAAGCACCTTTTGTAGCCAAATCAATCAGCAAAAAGAATGAGTATGCCATCACTTTGCAACAGTATAACATGGATCTG GCTAATGGAACCAAGACATCTGGAGATGAATCTGACAAGTCCAAGCCTGCTGTAGTCAACGAGGTGAAAGAAGGTGGAGGAAGTgaagag aAGGCTGGAGGTGCTACTGATTAA
- the LOC104716576 gene encoding uncharacterized protein LOC104716576 isoform X1, giving the protein MFVKKLVEIAAKKPGGSSSEGLRANDVEPRVALHYGLPSGSHLFAYDPIQKTLAVSTKDGRIKLFGKDQTQALLVSEEASASRFLEFVQNQGILLNVNAKNQIEVWDLDKKLLSHVHVFNGEITSFRVMQHTPYFYVGDSSGNVSVLKIEQDSNQVIQMEYTIPYLASNGSPVEDSEDTSVVSILPQPTAESKRILLVFSSGFIALWDIKESKPVLKTGGHGMVKQDAKKATCACWVCPSGSRVCVGYNNGDILIWSIPSKGESSPESSSMICKLNLGYKSEKIPISSLKWVYAEGKASRVYVTGTSSNSLQVVFLNDQTETRMIKLGLHVSEPCADMEMIIADVNEHSKHKQDYLLVLGKSGRVYAYDDYMIEKYLIQSQSKSPPSLPKETVVKLPFSDSSSVTVGKFLTNPSHLLNLSDEDYGQLAKDALPFLPFQTVPKEGSRSAHFPGFTKVKNVYITGHSDGTIGVWDMTCPFPIPVLFLKDQQTDQDVSLRGSAALTALHYDSNSRLLVSGDHNGMVRLYRFKPEPYLTENSFIPFQGSSKKGNNHIVQSVKYIKLTGSITRIQKSQNSKHLAIGSDQGHVSLADIEEATVLYSKHIASDICPGIISLQFESCIVQGFEKNVLVVAMRDSSVFALDSDTGNMIGTNMIKPKKPFKALFMQILDGKQESSGNGLDTSRESTVEEISIRQPSVLICSEKAIYIYSLTHVIQGVKKVLHKKKFSSSSICSASTFYGTSAVGLTLVFIDGMVEIRSLPELSLLKQTSIRGFTYSPPKPNTLSDITISASWDGDLVMVNGDDELIVSSVLPQKDTFRLVESLSRVYKKENAGCHEGIITSSSPKEKKGMFGSVFKTKSKRSTDTEPECTKETVKELSKIFATANFPWNNNVERSRESHTVTKVDDEEELDIDDIDIDDNHDQQQQQEKPKEQGILAGLSKQKMANRFSNLKGKLKQMTAKNEKTVVTNEEKHEEKNGATVDQIKKKYGFTSSEETGAAKMAQSKLQDNLKKLQGISLRTTEMEDTAKSFSSTAKELLNAVEFNKQGSKS; this is encoded by the exons ATGTTCGTGAAGAAGTTGGTCGAAATAGCAGCGAAGAAG CCTGGAGGAAGTTCATCGGAGGGACTGAGAGCTAATGACGTTGAGCCACGTGTTGCTCTACATTATGGACTCCCTTCAGGATCTCACTTGTTTGCTTATGATCCAATTCAGAAGACCCTCGCTGTTTCCACCAA GGATGGTAGAATCAAACTGTTTGGGAAAGATCAAACTCAGGCTTTACTAGTTTCAGAAGAAGCATCTGCAAGCAGGTTTCTTGAG TTTGTTCAGAACCAAGGAATACTTCTCAACGTGAATGCCAAGAACCAGATTGAG GTTTGGGATTTAGACAAGAAGCTTCTGTCTCATGTTCATGTATTCAACGGTGAAATCACTTCTTTCCGGGTTATGCAACACACCCCTTATTT CTATGTTGGAGATTCTTCTGGTAATGTATCGGTTTTGAAGATTGAACAAGATTCTAATCAAGTGATACAGATGGAGTACACTATACCTTATTTAGCATCCAATG GCTCTCCTGTTGAAGATTCTGAGGATACTTCAGTTGTGAGCATTTTACCACAACCAACAGCTGAAAGCAAGAG GATTCTACTAGTATTTAGTAGCGGGTTTATAGCATTATGGGACATTAAAGAAAGCAAACCGGTTTTGAAAACAGGAGGACACGGGATGGTGAAGCAGGACGCTAAGAAAGCGACTTGTGCTTGTTGGGTTTGTCCTTCAGGAAGCAGAGTTTGTGTTGGATATAATAACGGAGATATTTTAATATGGAGCATTCCTTCGAAAGGCGAGTCCTCACCAGAGAGTTCTTCTATGATCTGCAAGCTTAACCTCGGATACAAATCCGAGAAGATACCAATATCTTCTCTGAAATGGGTTTATGCGGAAGGTAAAGCAAGCCGGGTTTACGTCACCGGAACATCCTCAAACTCGTTGCAGGTGGTTTTTTTGAATGACCAAACCGAAACTCGGATGATTAAGCTGGGGCTTCATGTGTCTGAACCTTGTGCTGATATGGAAATGATCATAGCTGATGTTAATGAACATAGCAAACACAAACAGGATTATCTGTTGGTTCTTGGAAAGTCTGGACGTGTGTATGCTTATGATGATTATATGATTGAGAAGTATCTAATTCAGTCTCAATCCAAATCACCTCCTTCTCTCCCAAAGGAAACTGTGGTTAAGCTGCCGTTTTCAGATTCTAGCAGCGTCACAGTAGGAAAGTTTCTCACAAACCCTTCACATTTGCTGAATCTCTCAGATGAG GATTATGGTCAGCTAGCAAAAGATGCTTTgccttttcttccttttcaaaCAGTGCCAAAGGAAGGTTCCCGCTCTGCACATTTTCCTGGTTTCACAAAGGTTAAGAATGTTTACATCACAGGTCACAGTGATGGAACCATTGGTGTATGGGACATGACCTGTCCTTTTCCCATTCCTGTCTTGTTCCTAAAAGACCAG CAGACTGATCAAGATGTATCTTTACGCGGAAGTGCGGCATTGACAGCTTTACATTATGACAGCAACTCAAGGCTTCTTGTTTCTGGTGATCATAACGGAATG GTTCGTCTTTATAGGTTCAAACCTGAACCATACCTAACAGAAAACAGTTTTATTCCTTTCCAAG GAAGTTCAAAGAAAGGGAACAACCATATTGTTCAAAGTGTTAAGTACATAAAGCTTACTGGTTCCATAACCCGTATTCAGAAGAGCCAAAACTCGAAACATCTCGCTATTGGATCAGATCAAGGACAT GTTTCTTTGGCTGACATTGAGGAAGCAACTGTGTTATACTCAAAACACATTGCAAGTGATATCTGTCCAGGGATCATCTCTTTGCAATTTGAGAGTTGCATTGTGCAAGGCTTCGAGAAGAACGTATTAGTGGTTGCTATGAGAGACTCATCAGTTTTTGCTCTGGACAGCGACACGGGAAATATGATTGGAACCAACATGATTAAGCCTAAAAAACCATTCAAGGCTTTATTTATGCAGATCCTAG ATGGAAAACAAGAATCTTCAGGAAATGGATTAGATACGAGCAGAGAGAGCACAGTTGAGGAGATTTCGATAAGGCAGCCTTCGGTTTTGATTTGTTCGGAGAAAGCTATATATATCTACTCTTTGACTCACGTTATCCAGGGGGTGAAGAAGGTCCTTCACAAGAAAAAGTTCAGTTCTTCATCCATTTGCTCAGCTTCTACCTTCTATGGAACCTCTGCTGTTGGTCTTACACTTGTTTTCATAGATGGCATGGTTGAGATAAG ATCTTTGCCAGAACTCTCCCTGCTGAAACAAACTTCCATTAGAGGCTTCACATATTCTCCACCAAAGCCAAATACTTTATCAGACATTACCATATCCGCCTCTTGGGATGGAGATCTAGTCATG GTCAATGGAGATGATGAACTTATTGTCAGCTCAGTTTTGCCTCAAAAGGACACATTCAG GCTTGTGGAATCCTTGAGCAGAGTTTACAAGAAAGAGAACGCGGGTTGTCACGAAGGAATCATTACATCATCATCTCCAAAGGAAAAGAAG GGTATGTTTGGTTCTGTCTTCAAGACTAAATCGAAGCGCTCAACTGATACAGAGCCAGAATGTACTAAGGAAACAGTAAAGGAGCTGTCTAAAATCTTTGCAACAGCTAACTTCCCATGGAATAACAATGTTGAGAGAAGTAGAGAGAGCCATACAGTTACCAAAGTTGACGATGAAGAAGAGTTGGATATAG ATGACATTGATATTGATGATAAtcatgatcaacaacaacaacaagagaagCCTAAAGAACAAGGGATATTGGCAGGGCTTAGTAAGCAGAAGATGGCGAATAGGTTTAGCAACCTCAAAGGCAAGTTGAAGCAGATGACGGCTAAGAACGAGAAGACTGTTGTAACAAATGAAGAGAAACATGAGGAGAAAAACGGCGCCACAGTTGATCAGATCAAGAAGAAATACGGGTTTACCTCGTCAGAG GAAACGGGAGCTGCCAAAATGGCTCAGAGCAAACTTCAAGACAACCTGAAAAAGTTGCAG GGAATTAGCTTGAGGACGACAGAAATGGAAGATACTGCAAAGTCTTTCTCCTCCACTGCAAAGGAACTGCTGAATGCTGTTGAGTTCAATAAACAGGGCTCAAAATCTTAG
- the LOC104716576 gene encoding uncharacterized protein LOC104716576 isoform X2 — translation MFVKKLVEIAAKKPGGSSSEGLRANDVEPRVALHYGLPSGSHLFAYDPIQKTLAVSTKDGRIKLFGKDQTQALLVSEEASASRFLEFVQNQGILLNVNAKNQIEVWDLDKKLLSHVHVFNGEITSFRVMQHTPYFYVGDSSGNVSVLKIEQDSNQVIQMEYTIPYLASNGSPVEDSEDTSVVSILPQPTAESKRILLVFSSGFIALWDIKESKPVLKTGGHGMVKQDAKKATCACWVCPSGSRVCVGYNNGDILIWSIPSKGESSPESSSMICKLNLGYKSEKIPISSLKWVYAEGKASRVYVTGTSSNSLQVVFLNDQTETRMIKLGLHVSEPCADMEMIIADVNEHSKHKQDYLLVLGKSGRVYAYDDYMIEKYLIQSQSKSPPSLPKETVVKLPFSDSSSVTVGKFLTNPSHLLNLSDEDYGQLAKDALPFLPFQTVPKEGSRSAHFPGFTKVKNVYITGHSDGTIGVWDMTCPFPIPVLFLKDQTDQDVSLRGSAALTALHYDSNSRLLVSGDHNGMVRLYRFKPEPYLTENSFIPFQGSSKKGNNHIVQSVKYIKLTGSITRIQKSQNSKHLAIGSDQGHVSLADIEEATVLYSKHIASDICPGIISLQFESCIVQGFEKNVLVVAMRDSSVFALDSDTGNMIGTNMIKPKKPFKALFMQILDGKQESSGNGLDTSRESTVEEISIRQPSVLICSEKAIYIYSLTHVIQGVKKVLHKKKFSSSSICSASTFYGTSAVGLTLVFIDGMVEIRSLPELSLLKQTSIRGFTYSPPKPNTLSDITISASWDGDLVMVNGDDELIVSSVLPQKDTFRLVESLSRVYKKENAGCHEGIITSSSPKEKKGMFGSVFKTKSKRSTDTEPECTKETVKELSKIFATANFPWNNNVERSRESHTVTKVDDEEELDIDDIDIDDNHDQQQQQEKPKEQGILAGLSKQKMANRFSNLKGKLKQMTAKNEKTVVTNEEKHEEKNGATVDQIKKKYGFTSSEETGAAKMAQSKLQDNLKKLQGISLRTTEMEDTAKSFSSTAKELLNAVEFNKQGSKS, via the exons ATGTTCGTGAAGAAGTTGGTCGAAATAGCAGCGAAGAAG CCTGGAGGAAGTTCATCGGAGGGACTGAGAGCTAATGACGTTGAGCCACGTGTTGCTCTACATTATGGACTCCCTTCAGGATCTCACTTGTTTGCTTATGATCCAATTCAGAAGACCCTCGCTGTTTCCACCAA GGATGGTAGAATCAAACTGTTTGGGAAAGATCAAACTCAGGCTTTACTAGTTTCAGAAGAAGCATCTGCAAGCAGGTTTCTTGAG TTTGTTCAGAACCAAGGAATACTTCTCAACGTGAATGCCAAGAACCAGATTGAG GTTTGGGATTTAGACAAGAAGCTTCTGTCTCATGTTCATGTATTCAACGGTGAAATCACTTCTTTCCGGGTTATGCAACACACCCCTTATTT CTATGTTGGAGATTCTTCTGGTAATGTATCGGTTTTGAAGATTGAACAAGATTCTAATCAAGTGATACAGATGGAGTACACTATACCTTATTTAGCATCCAATG GCTCTCCTGTTGAAGATTCTGAGGATACTTCAGTTGTGAGCATTTTACCACAACCAACAGCTGAAAGCAAGAG GATTCTACTAGTATTTAGTAGCGGGTTTATAGCATTATGGGACATTAAAGAAAGCAAACCGGTTTTGAAAACAGGAGGACACGGGATGGTGAAGCAGGACGCTAAGAAAGCGACTTGTGCTTGTTGGGTTTGTCCTTCAGGAAGCAGAGTTTGTGTTGGATATAATAACGGAGATATTTTAATATGGAGCATTCCTTCGAAAGGCGAGTCCTCACCAGAGAGTTCTTCTATGATCTGCAAGCTTAACCTCGGATACAAATCCGAGAAGATACCAATATCTTCTCTGAAATGGGTTTATGCGGAAGGTAAAGCAAGCCGGGTTTACGTCACCGGAACATCCTCAAACTCGTTGCAGGTGGTTTTTTTGAATGACCAAACCGAAACTCGGATGATTAAGCTGGGGCTTCATGTGTCTGAACCTTGTGCTGATATGGAAATGATCATAGCTGATGTTAATGAACATAGCAAACACAAACAGGATTATCTGTTGGTTCTTGGAAAGTCTGGACGTGTGTATGCTTATGATGATTATATGATTGAGAAGTATCTAATTCAGTCTCAATCCAAATCACCTCCTTCTCTCCCAAAGGAAACTGTGGTTAAGCTGCCGTTTTCAGATTCTAGCAGCGTCACAGTAGGAAAGTTTCTCACAAACCCTTCACATTTGCTGAATCTCTCAGATGAG GATTATGGTCAGCTAGCAAAAGATGCTTTgccttttcttccttttcaaaCAGTGCCAAAGGAAGGTTCCCGCTCTGCACATTTTCCTGGTTTCACAAAGGTTAAGAATGTTTACATCACAGGTCACAGTGATGGAACCATTGGTGTATGGGACATGACCTGTCCTTTTCCCATTCCTGTCTTGTTCCTAAAAGACCAG ACTGATCAAGATGTATCTTTACGCGGAAGTGCGGCATTGACAGCTTTACATTATGACAGCAACTCAAGGCTTCTTGTTTCTGGTGATCATAACGGAATG GTTCGTCTTTATAGGTTCAAACCTGAACCATACCTAACAGAAAACAGTTTTATTCCTTTCCAAG GAAGTTCAAAGAAAGGGAACAACCATATTGTTCAAAGTGTTAAGTACATAAAGCTTACTGGTTCCATAACCCGTATTCAGAAGAGCCAAAACTCGAAACATCTCGCTATTGGATCAGATCAAGGACAT GTTTCTTTGGCTGACATTGAGGAAGCAACTGTGTTATACTCAAAACACATTGCAAGTGATATCTGTCCAGGGATCATCTCTTTGCAATTTGAGAGTTGCATTGTGCAAGGCTTCGAGAAGAACGTATTAGTGGTTGCTATGAGAGACTCATCAGTTTTTGCTCTGGACAGCGACACGGGAAATATGATTGGAACCAACATGATTAAGCCTAAAAAACCATTCAAGGCTTTATTTATGCAGATCCTAG ATGGAAAACAAGAATCTTCAGGAAATGGATTAGATACGAGCAGAGAGAGCACAGTTGAGGAGATTTCGATAAGGCAGCCTTCGGTTTTGATTTGTTCGGAGAAAGCTATATATATCTACTCTTTGACTCACGTTATCCAGGGGGTGAAGAAGGTCCTTCACAAGAAAAAGTTCAGTTCTTCATCCATTTGCTCAGCTTCTACCTTCTATGGAACCTCTGCTGTTGGTCTTACACTTGTTTTCATAGATGGCATGGTTGAGATAAG ATCTTTGCCAGAACTCTCCCTGCTGAAACAAACTTCCATTAGAGGCTTCACATATTCTCCACCAAAGCCAAATACTTTATCAGACATTACCATATCCGCCTCTTGGGATGGAGATCTAGTCATG GTCAATGGAGATGATGAACTTATTGTCAGCTCAGTTTTGCCTCAAAAGGACACATTCAG GCTTGTGGAATCCTTGAGCAGAGTTTACAAGAAAGAGAACGCGGGTTGTCACGAAGGAATCATTACATCATCATCTCCAAAGGAAAAGAAG GGTATGTTTGGTTCTGTCTTCAAGACTAAATCGAAGCGCTCAACTGATACAGAGCCAGAATGTACTAAGGAAACAGTAAAGGAGCTGTCTAAAATCTTTGCAACAGCTAACTTCCCATGGAATAACAATGTTGAGAGAAGTAGAGAGAGCCATACAGTTACCAAAGTTGACGATGAAGAAGAGTTGGATATAG ATGACATTGATATTGATGATAAtcatgatcaacaacaacaacaagagaagCCTAAAGAACAAGGGATATTGGCAGGGCTTAGTAAGCAGAAGATGGCGAATAGGTTTAGCAACCTCAAAGGCAAGTTGAAGCAGATGACGGCTAAGAACGAGAAGACTGTTGTAACAAATGAAGAGAAACATGAGGAGAAAAACGGCGCCACAGTTGATCAGATCAAGAAGAAATACGGGTTTACCTCGTCAGAG GAAACGGGAGCTGCCAAAATGGCTCAGAGCAAACTTCAAGACAACCTGAAAAAGTTGCAG GGAATTAGCTTGAGGACGACAGAAATGGAAGATACTGCAAAGTCTTTCTCCTCCACTGCAAAGGAACTGCTGAATGCTGTTGAGTTCAATAAACAGGGCTCAAAATCTTAG
- the LOC104716578 gene encoding WUSCHEL-related homeobox 13-like, which yields MMEWDNQQQPNNHHSSNLQGIDVNGGGSGAGGGGMYVKVMTDEQYETLRKQIAIYGTICERLVEMHKTLTAQQDLAGGRLGGLYADPMMSSIGHKMTTRQRWTPTPVQLQILERIFDQGTGTPSKQKIKDITEELSQHGQIAEQNVYNWFQNRRARSKRKQHGGGGGGSSGNNNNESEVETEVEALNEKRRPESLLGLPDGNNNNNGLGTATTAPRPEDLCFQSPEMSSDLHLLGVLSNPRDEHLVGKMGLSESYNLYDHVEDYGMSG from the exons ATGATGGAATGGGATAATCAGCAACAACCCAATAACCATCACTCTTCTAATCTTCAAGGGATCGATGTTAATGGCGGTGGCTCCGGCGCCGGTGGAGGAGGAATGTACGTGAAGGTGATGACCGATGAGCAGTATGAGACTCTCAGGAAACAGATTGCTATTTACGGCACTATTTGTGAGCGTCTTGTTGAGATGCACAAAACCCTCACTGCTCAACAAGATCTTGCag GAGGGAGATTGGGAGGACTATATGCAGACCCAATGATGTCATCTATAGGTCACAAGATGACTACTAGACAGAGGTGGACTCCTACGCCCGTTCAGCTTCAGATTCTTGAGCGTATATTCGATCAAGGCACGGGTACACCGAGCAAGCAGAAGATCAAAGACATAACCGAAGAGCTTAGCCAACACGGCCAGATTGCTGAGCAAAATGTCTACAACTGGTTTCAGAACCGACGTGCTCGTTCCAAGAGGAAGCAgcatggtggtggtggtggtggttcttCTGGCAACAACAATAATGAGTCTGAGGTAGAGACTGAAGTTGAGGCACTGAATGAGAAGAGAAGACCAGAGAGTCTTCTTGGTCTTCCTGATggcaataacaacaacaatggcttAGGGACAGCAACGACAGCTCCTAGGCCTGAAGATCTTTGCTTTCAGAGCCCTGAGATGAGCTCAGACCTTCACTTGTTAGGAGTTCTATCGAATCCAA GGGATGAGCATCTTGTGGGAAAGATGGGACTGTCTGAAAGCTACAATCTTTATGATCATGTTGAAGACTATGGCATGTCAGGCTGA
- the LOC104716577 gene encoding plant-specific TFIIB-related protein PTF2-like, producing the protein MRCKRCNGSNLEREEGTGNSYCGGCGTLYEYDNYEAQLGGINGPQGTYIRVGTIGVGSVLAYKDKKIYEANKLIEVITERLNLGNNAETVKSMISKITDGEFGQGEWFPILIGACCYAVVRKEGKGVLPMEEIANEVGCELHQLGSVVKRVVDHLELELPEFDLVGLFMNTANNSSRLSDVDREKKERITKQGAFLMNCALKWFLSTGRKPMPLVVAVLNLVVQVNGVKVKIDDFAKDARVSLNTCKIRYRELLQRLVKVAEEVRLPWAKDVTVKNVVKHSGTLIGLMEAKSMRKRKHGTGDDLVRTDEFCLEDIVKDCLSKKPMYRDDDADDDDDHQGAMSRYFDVGGEHQLSICNNDGDISVKQLPTMSRCSSAGGENQLSLCHNNDDISVKQLPTMSRCSSLGGESELSVCNNDDNMLVKQLSTMYKEYVDGVWGGILGKISQGNNNSMLQKKSFFQMVSCEDWWKGRSKLSQRLLLKEVLEKDIGLDVFPPSYIKGCVAVERRREKIEKAKLRIHAIQHPSDIVSEGALSLELEHSKKRRKKGTEIDWEDLIIQTLVLHNVKDEEIEKGHYKSLLELHVFNCGEV; encoded by the coding sequence ATGCGATGCAAGAGATGCAATGGAAGCAACCTTGAACGCGAAGAAGGCACAGGGAATTCGTATTGCGGTGGATGTGGGACATTATATGAGTACGATAATTATGAGGCTCAACTTGGTGGTATTAACGGACCTCAAGGTACATATATACGAGTAGGCACCATTGGTGTAGGCTCTGTTCTTGCTTATAAGGATAAGAAGATCTATGAAGCCAACAAATTGATTGAGGTAATCACAGAGAGATTGAATCTTGGGAACAATGCTGAAACGGTTAAGAGTATGATTAGTAAGATCACTGATGGTGAATTTGGACAAGGTGAGTGGTTTCCGATTTTGATTGGTGCGTGTTGTTACGCTGTGGTGAGGAAAGAAGGGAAAGGTGTTTTGCCTATGGAGGAGATTGCTAATGAAGTTGGTTGTGAGTTGCATCAGTTAGGGAGTGTGGTTAAGCGTGTTGTGGATCATTTGGAGTTGGAGTTGCCTGAGTTTGATCTTGTGGGTTTGTTTATGAACACGGCTAATAACTCGTCGAGGTTGAGTGATGTTGATAGGGAAAAGAAGGAGAGGATAACAAAGCAAGGAGCTTTTCTGATGAATTGTGCACTCAAGTGGTTTTTGTCTACTGGGAGGAAACCAATGCCTTTAGTTGTGGCTGTTTTGAACCTTGTTGTTCAGGTTAATGGTGTTAAGGTAaagattgatgattttgctAAAGATGCTCGGGTTTCGTTGAATACCTGTAAAATTCGGTATAGAGAGTTATTGCAGAGGCTTGTCAAGGTTGCTGAAGAAGTGCGTTTACCTTGGGCTAAAGATGTTACTGTGAAGAATGTTGTGAAACATTCAGGGACTTTGATTGGTTTAATGGAAGCCAAGTctatgagaaagagaaaacacgGGACAGGGGATGATTTAGTTAGAACTGATGAGTTTTGTTTAGAAGATATAGTGAAGGACTGCCTAAGCAAAAAACCCATGTACcgtgatgatgatgctgatgatgatgatgatcaccAAGGTGCTATGTCTCGGTATTTTGATGTAGGAGGTGAACATCAACTAAGTATATGTAATAACGATGGTGATATATCAGTGAAACAGTTGCCTACTATGTCTCGGTGTTCTAGTGCAGGAGGTGAAAATCAGCTAAGTTTATGTCATAACAATGATGATATATCGGTGAAACAGTTGCCTACTATGTCTCGGTGTTCTAGTTTAGGAGGTGAAAGTGAGCTAAGTGTATGTAACAATGATGATAATATGTTGGTGAAACAATTGTCTACGATGTATAAGGAATATGTGGATGGAGTTTGGGGTGGGATTCTTGGGAAAATAAGTCAGGGAAACAATAATAGTATGTTGCAAAAGAAATCGTTTTTTCAGATGGTTTCTTGTGAAGATTGGTGGAAAGGGAGATCTAAACTGAGTCAAAGGCTTCTGCTTAAGGAAGTGTTGGAGAAAGATATAGGGCTTGATGTTTTTCCTCCTTCTTACATAAAGGGTTGTGTTGCAGTCGAAAGACGAAGAGAAAAGATTGAGAAGGCTAAGTTACGGATTCATGCGATACAGCATCCTTCTGACATAGTTAGTGAAGGTGCATTGTCTTTGGAGCTTGAACATagcaagaagagaaggaagaaaggaACTGAAATTGATTGGGAGGATTTGATTATCCAGACTCTGGTCTTACACAATGTGAAGGATGAAGAAATTGAAAAGGGTCATTACAAAAGTTTGCTAGAATTGCATGTTTTCAACTGTGGAGAGGTTTGA
- the LOC104716580 gene encoding uncharacterized protein LOC104716580 — protein MVILSLSSKRYTYIHESGSKPTREAVDTHHVIIKGSRATGYASRRGIGFFLVLLASSIYFLLGKDNPVRSLSWFCLLSGFLVMLQSRKFVKKESVIIMPTFGIQLETQYLSGKTVSRFIPIGKILKPVLVECVTPVTCYWSLSLFLRGEEQLTLVFKELRPPLKMLVPIWKALCAVIGTDQSKTIAEEDVVSG, from the exons ATGGTGATATTGTCTCTTTCGAGTAAGAGGTACACTTACATACATGAAAGTGGAAGTAAGCCAACTAGAGAAGCCGTGGACACTCACCATGTGATCATCAAGGGAAGCAGAGCAACTGGTTATGCTAGTCGTAGGGGGATTGGTTTCTTCCTGGTGCTTTTAGCGAGTTCTATTTACTTTTTGCTTGGAAAG GACAATCCAGTAAGAAGTCTTTCTTGGTTCTGCCTCTTAAGTGGTTTCTTAGTTATGCTACAAAGTCGGAAGTTTGTCAAGAAAG AATCTGTTATAATCATGCCAACCTTTGGGATCCAGCTTGAAACTCAATATTTAAG TGGAAAAACTGTCTCCAGGTTTATCCCTATTGGCAAGATTTTGAAGCCTGTGCTGGTTGAATGTGTCACCCCCGTTACATGTTACTGGAGTCTCTCCTTATTTCTGCGTGGCGAAGAACAACTTACATTGGTGTTTAAG GAACTGCGACCCCCATTGAAGATGTTGGTTCCCATTTGGAAAGCGTTGTGTGCTGTTATCGGCACTGACCAAAGTAAAACCATAGCTGAAGAAGATGTTGTATCTGGTTAA